The following proteins are co-located in the Candidatus Phytoplasma asteris genome:
- the rplM gene encoding 50S ribosomal protein L13, producing the protein MTEQLQPKNNQKTLMANKTTVKPKWHLVDAKGKTLGRLATKVASILKGKHKTHYTPHVDNGDYVIVVNAAYIHLTGKKWQQKTYYKHSGYPGGLTKVVASEMMRKFPTRMVEKAILGMVPHTKLGSQIGKKLFVYAEQNHNHQAQQPESLEV; encoded by the coding sequence ATGACAGAACAATTGCAACCAAAAAACAATCAAAAAACTTTAATGGCTAATAAAACAACAGTAAAACCTAAATGGCACCTAGTAGATGCTAAGGGCAAAACCCTAGGCAGATTAGCTACCAAAGTGGCTTCCATTTTAAAAGGAAAACACAAAACACATTACACGCCACACGTAGACAATGGCGATTATGTTATTGTTGTAAATGCTGCCTATATTCATTTAACTGGCAAAAAATGGCAACAAAAAACTTACTACAAACATTCAGGTTATCCAGGTGGTTTAACTAAAGTTGTAGCTTCAGAAATGATGCGTAAATTTCCTACAAGAATGGTTGAAAAAGCAATTTTAGGAATGGTTCCTCATACTAAATTAGGTTCACAAATTGGTAAAAAATTATTTGTTTATGCCGAACAAAACCACAATCACCAAGCGCAA